The window CTATTTTCTCCTAAAAGCTCCACTCCTCTTATCTATACTCTTAAAAAAAATATAAAAGAGAGGACTCCTCAATATTTAGAAGAGGTTGCCTGTACATTAAAAGATCAGTTGAAAGGAGAAAATGATGAAATATAGAGGTCTTGTTATTGCTAATATAACTCTTATACTTTTATGGGAAGGGGCAAGTCTTGTGATGGATAAACCATTTTTACCAACACCACTTGAATCATTTGCCTCTTTTTTTCATATGGTTTTTTATGGAAATCTCACTTTTCATTTTATGATAAGTCTACTTCGTGTACTTGGAGGAATTGCTATGGCTACTATATTTGCACTCCCTGTAGGTATAGCTATGGGATACAGTAAAAAAGCAGATTCTTTCTTTTCTCCAGTTGTAACTATCTTATATCCACTTCCTAAAATCGTATTCCTTCCTATACTTGTAGTATTTTTAGGTCTTGGAAATCTTCCTAAGATACTTCTTCTCTTTATTATTCTATTTTTTCAGCTTGTAGTATCTATAAGGGATATTGTTAAAAAGGTTCCACAGGAGAGTTACATGTCTATATATTCACTTACTCAGTCATTCTGGGATATCTTAGTCCATCTCATATTTCCATGGGCACTTCCTGATTTTTTAACAGCTATAAGAATATCCATTGGTACATCTATTGCAGTACTCTTTTTTGTAGAGACCTTTGCCTCTTTCAATGGTCTTGGATATCTTATTTTAAATGGAATGGAAAGACGCGAATATCCTGAGATGTATGCTGGAATAATTGGAATGGCTCTTTTAGGACTTATTTTATATTTTTGTGTGCATATTTTGGAAAAAAAATACTGCAGTTGGAAGTTAGGCCTTGAAAAAGAAAGGACCATGCTATAATTCATTTGTTTAATAAGTCACATATATTCCATATACAATACCATACCTAAAAATTTAAAAATTGAATGACTTTTACACTATTTCTACATTATTTTCACAAAATTTAGTTAATTTTTTTTATATTTTATTATATAATATATAGGTAAATAAAAAATAAACTGGGATTTTTTGCAAAAATTTCAATTTAAAGTTTAAGGAGAATCAAATGGCAGTAAAAATTGATGAAGTTTTGGTTTTTGGTATCTCACACAAAGAACTTACAACTGAGGAGAGAGAGATTTTTATTCAGACAAAACCTGAAGAGGTAATTAAGTCTTTATATGAACAGGGAAAAATTGCTGGATATGTAAACCTTTCAACATGTTTAAGAGTTGAATTTTATCTTCAGCTAAGTGAAGGTTTCACTCAGGACCAATTGCTAGAACAGTTTAA of the Fusobacterium sp. DD2 genome contains:
- a CDS encoding ABC transporter permease — translated: MKYRGLVIANITLILLWEGASLVMDKPFLPTPLESFASFFHMVFYGNLTFHFMISLLRVLGGIAMATIFALPVGIAMGYSKKADSFFSPVVTILYPLPKIVFLPILVVFLGLGNLPKILLLFIILFFQLVVSIRDIVKKVPQESYMSIYSLTQSFWDILVHLIFPWALPDFLTAIRISIGTSIAVLFFVETFASFNGLGYLILNGMERREYPEMYAGIIGMALLGLILYFCVHILEKKYCSWKLGLEKERTML